Proteins encoded in a region of the Globicephala melas chromosome 1, mGloMel1.2, whole genome shotgun sequence genome:
- the VTCN1 gene encoding LOW QUALITY PROTEIN: V-set domain-containing T-cell activation inhibitor 1 (The sequence of the model RefSeq protein was modified relative to this genomic sequence to represent the inferred CDS: substituted 1 base at 1 genomic stop codon) has product MIQWLNGGVMDLVHEFKEGKDDLSDQDEMFRGRTAVFADQVIVGNASLMLKTVQLTDAGTYKCYIITSKGKGNANLEYKTGAFSIPEVNMDCNATSESLRCEAPXWFPQPTVVWASQVDQGANFSEVSDTSFELNSKNVTIKVVSVLYNVTINNTYSCMIENNIAKATGDIKVTDSEIKRQSHLQLLNSKASLCVSSVAITWVLLPLCPYLMLK; this is encoded by the exons ATGATACAGTGGCTGAACGGAGGTGTTATGGACTTGGTCCATGAGTTCAAAGAAGGCAAAGATGACCTGTCGGACCAGGATGAAATGTTCAGAGGTCGGACAGCAGTGTTTGCTGATCAAGTAATAGTTGGCAATGCCTCTCTGATGCTGAAAACTGTGCAACTCACAGATGCTGGTACCTATAAGTGTTACATCATCACTTCTAAAGGCAAGGGGAATGCTAACCTCGAGTATAAAACTGGAG CCTTCAGCATCCCAGAAGTGAACATGGACTGTAACGCCACCTCAGAGAGCTTACGATGTGAGGCTCCCTGATGGTTTCCCCAGCCAACAGTGGTCTGGGCATCCCAAGTTGACCAGGGAGCCAACTTCTCAGAAGTCTCCGACACCAGCTTTGAGCTGAACTCTAAGAATGTGACCATAAAGGTTGTATCTGTACTCTACAATGTCACGATCAACAACACATACTCCTGTATGATTGAAAACAACATTGCCAAAGCCACGGGGGATATCAAAGTGACAG ACTCTGAGATTAAAAGGCAAAGTCACCTCCAGCTGCTGAACTCAAAggcttccctgtgtgtctcttctgTTGCCATCACCTGGGTACTCCTGCCTCTCTGCCCTTACCTGATGCTAAAATAA